The Vitis vinifera cultivar Pinot Noir 40024 chromosome 8, ASM3070453v1 genome segment tCTTGATTATGATATATTGATGATTATTATGTTACTTTTATACATCCTTTTTGTGCACAATCTAGATGTTTAAAAGTTGATGAGACCATTATGTGAATGAATTAGCATTATCACCTTAATGTTGCTAATGTCATAAAAGTCATTGATTCATGTTAGTGGAGGTGCTAGTACTATAATCCTTGAAGAATATTAGATCTTTGTGTGATCCAATCATTTCAATGATTTGGTGTTAGTGGTTCCATGAAACATAATCTTAAAGTAAATGATGCGtattttgagaaattgttatggccatattatgttttaatctattacaaatataattatgtaggccaagtgggagattgttagcttttttcctataatatgtggtcatatataattatatttgtatgaatattatttaagggtatcgattgataggtaggtgaatcaattgattgggcatccaagagtcttatgtatggaagactcaaatttataaatggggagttagaaattttaactcatatgaatgtggtgttacaacttttgtaaccccatcattatgaaatttatttggtaCATTATGTTTATGAGTAATGAAGGGAAAGGAAAAGTATAACCTATGTAATTATAGAAATGCATTCAAGTTCATAACccaccattacccattaatttgtacataatgtaaataatgagtataactcccatatagtctttgataggaagactaagagatgtatttttattttttttatataagttgaGGTCCTAAGCCACACTCTCATTCTTAtgtctttttgttgttttaattttaacaacatacaccacacaagtgaccatgtctttttgttgttttaattttaacaacatacaccacacaagtgacccatccactatatgtctttttgttgttttaattttaacaacatacaccacacaagtgacccatccactatatgagagtagtgagttgaagacCTTGACAATCCAATGCACAAGGTGACTCAATCTCACTTCAAAAGTGTTATTGGTATCATGGATCAAggtaagaatatgattattattttatcacttatatttgttttgttttatgcatccaaaattgttttttaaaataattatttccgcaTAAAGTTTATCAAAGTTTGGTTAACATTGATGTGATTGGAGCTCATATGGGCTTCATCGGTGCAATTGAAACTTATTTTTGGCTTGTTTTATGTTATGCTACCAGTTCAACCAGCCCTCAATCGGACATAAGGCAACCCTCAATTGGATGAGGCAACTAATTCAACCAATTGGAATTAGTTCAACCAGTTCCCTCGACCAATTCATTAGGTTCGCCTCTTTTGACCCTGTTTCATCCATTTTTCAAGTCTTCTCTTTATTACCCTCCTTTGGGGGGTTTCCAAGGCTAGTTTAGGTTCGTTTTTTATGAGATTTAACCCTAGGTTAGAGGTCTCTTTGGGTTAGGTTTGGTTTTAACGTGAATTTGAGGATTGGTGGAGATGGTGACAAATGTCAAAATCTTCACCCTTTTTTACCATATAAAAAAAGGTCTTGGGACTCATTTCCAGGGAACTTCTCTCTTGATTTTTGAAGGAAAACTTTGTCTAATTTTCTAAAGGAGGAGAAGTTCTTGGAGATTTGAAATAACTTGGTTTGGAGGAGGGGTTTTTGCATATAAGAAGCCAAGTGATTCACTTGTAAGGAGGCTTTTGGGTAAGTTCATCTCCATTTcgatttcttttatttatttctaatttgttttcattttcttttgattcttgAGATGATGAGTGTATTGAATGTGGATATTGAAAGGCCACATActtgattttgggtttttgtatTTCacctttggaaatttttttcttcttttcctcacTTGCTCACCTTAGATGCTTGAAGAAATGCTtaatcttttgtttattttattatttagtagTTTTTCAAGCCTTGTTTGACTtagttttattctttttgggttattttccatttttgaaaCTCATTGATTTAATCATGATATGAAGTTCTTTTAGATATGAGATCcttggttttctttttatttttgttttggggattttgtcttcctttttgttttaaggatttagaaagtgtttcgtaaataattttgaaataaaatatgagagtcacatgtttgatattttgttaaaatgagTTTTCTCTATAAAATGCTCTTTTGaacctcttttttctttcttttacttcttcaaaattgattgcaaaaccttgatttcttttttttttttgcctgaATTTCAAGAACCTTTGAATGGCCAattgattggagccaaaatatacactccaatggcacatatatgatatgatatatacaatataaaaatctcaatcatccAACTTAACCTAAATTGATGCTAAGACCCTAGTTATGATCTAACTTCTATGTTGATCCTAATTTCAGGTTTAAGGGATGAAAAGAATGCTCGTGCAAAAGTCATTGTCAACCAAGGaagtaaaatgagttaaatatgcTTAAATGAGATAGTCAAGACTAATGGAATATGAAGAAATGCAAGATGAAGACCATGAGCTTTAGAGGTGAGGAGTAGCCATTATGATGCAAGAAAGAAGATACGTAGATATGATAAATgaggaataaataaaaattcatcaaagttcacatggaaatttggaactcaaaatttGGCAATATCATATACTCTGAATTTGAAGTAaaatttggagtacttcccAGGTTCAATTTTGGGCAagctatatatcatttcaaagttTGGGAAGTTAGGAGTCCAAAGCTTTAAACGGTGCATATATCAAAGCtaaaacaaagaagttatgcAAGTTTGAAGCAAACTAGGCAGAGAAGAAtgttgaatttgaaattgagaACTTGAATTTGAAATGGATTTTGATCATTTAAAGTTCAAAGGACTATAAGGAAACTTTTGGTAGAGGCTAAGTTCAAATCCTCCTACCTATATCAAACCAAAGGCATGTGTTTTAAACCCAAAAACATGGTAAACACGCATGAACAGTGGATGAGTTCAAAATTCATAGTGAATTTCGAACTCATAAGTTGGATTTCTAATTGAGCCTTTTTTTTCTCCCACTTATGAGttttaaattgatttgaaactcacctaaattttgaaatcaaCCATTGGCGATCAATTTTGAACTCCAAAACATGTCAAAACAAGTTCCAAATGCCTCCATCCAATTTGAAATGCATAATAGTCATTTAAAACTCATAATATTTTGAGTCTTTTAGGTTGTTTATGACTcttttttgtaataagtggccaaaaGAAGTGAGCCACATGTTAGGTTATTAAATTTACTGTATAAGCTCTCTTAGTTCTAGGTTTTAGAGGTTCTCTTCCCACAGTTTTTACATTTGTGGTGGAAGAAGATAACGACtttgttttgtttcctttcttctttatttaatacattatttttaatttctttgtatTCAAGATATGGATTTTTACTCTATTATGGATTGTAAATATGACATCACTCGTACGATAAGCTAGAAAGCCAATTTAGGGCttgaaacatgaaaaatgaAGGACTAGAAACTTAAAGGAATAATGGGTAAATAATTATGACAATAAGATTAATGAATAGTTGGATTAcaatatatgaaattttggtCCTATCCATGTGAGTTACGTTAGGGAATGATATGATAGGTTATTACTCGATACTAGCAATTTCTTGGTAAGTCATGATAATTAGTCATCTTGGTCTTCTCTATCGTTATCTATTCCAAAGcaaaactataaaaaaagtaagaatgattaaaaagtcaaattttgaactaataattaatttcatcGAATTGATGGTTTTAGAAATCAATTttagaaaggaaaaattagttttgaatcAACTTTGACTTATAGAGCTCAAATTGATTGTAAGTGACCAAATAACTCTACTTAACTTTATTCTCTCTAGTTTCTATACttaattgaatacaaatgaaatcgAATCAAATCacttattgaaaatgaattaaaactctttttgtaaataaataaattgaaatcattaatttgaaattgtttttaatgaacCCCTTTGGAATTTctagaaaaattgatttttaaaatatctttttttttaatcaatttacaTAATTCTCTTATCATTTATCTTGTATATTCTCGTAATAtgctttgattattattttttctgtaTATTGATTTGTGTTCTTCATCTTGGcatccatgattaattaattaattatcacaaTTCCCTCAATTTATTTAATAGAGACCATATGTAtatgggcttagaggggtgttatagATCATCATTGTACATTTCCAATAGGTAATCTGAACCATGATCTAAACttgatttttacaaatatatcttttccaaataaagagtcatacatgttttttttattttttattttgtattccctttaaaaaaaataaacttcaacctttaataaaaaaaatcaaaattttcacaataaaaattattttttatatcttataaaaataaatacctattttgaaacttgaaatgtttttaatcttttttatatttttaaaaataattttaaatataatattttattttaattttttttatatttatataattatttttaaaaaaaatacatttattaaaaaaacaagttaaaataattttaaaagatattatttgaaaataatttttatttttttgatttttaattatcaaacacgttttcttttctttttcttttttttttctttgttttaccgtttttcaaaaatagttatcatggtagttgtaaaattatttcttttgcaGCCGCTTTTAAAAGTTACAGTATCCCCGCAAGAAGCCCAAGTTTTGGGTAGGGGCCACAAGCCCCCGCGTTCAATTAAAAGAGGACAGCAGTTTACATGCCTGAGCACTGAACACCTTCACCAGGGTCCCAATATCGAAGTATGATGGTGACTTTCTGACGGGTTGGGCCATGGGACAATTTTGAGTAGAATCTATCACCACAAAGTAGAACTCCAGTGGTGGTGGTGGCGAATGCCTCTAATGGTTCCACGCCACTCAGACATGCCCATATGGGAGAATAATTCAGTTCACTCCACTTTGTTGTACATCATTCAAAACCCAACATAGACCCCCCAAACCCTAGACTCTAATGTTCTAACTGATCCCAGGTTAGGGAAATGGGCCTGGTATTGAAGTTGTGgaggagggagggagagagagaagagagagaagagagaaggttGGAGGGTTGGATAAGGACAAGCTCTGTTCATGGTTTGACCATGTATTTTTAGATAGATTTGGGATGCCactaaaaattcaaaacaatggCTGTGTATTCCAACTCAAACTGACTTCTTCTCACAAACGATCTTATCAAAGATTATCATGGTTGCTTCTAAGCAAgactcatatttttcataaaatattgtgagatacaattaaaaatatgaaaaatacttGATGCTTTCACTAGGAATGAGGTTAAAACAACTCTTTAGCTCCTCCGAATCCAAAAGAGAAGGTCAAATTTCCACTCATCACACAAAGATTTATCAACACTACCACATGAATCAAACGATGAATACCactgaatttatttatttatatattcatacttaaaattcaaattgaatCGTCCATACTCAAACCCAAAGGGGGCAAATTGTATGAAATTCAATCTAAGATTATGAATTGATGAAATATACAGAGGCTATCAGCAAAGCAACGAGGCTGCCGGACAATTTTACGTGACAATGGAGCCTTCACAACGAAAATCAGACTCCGTTCTCTCCACTCCCTTGATCTAACCTTGCCACCCTTTTGTGTAGATAGCTAAAAAGAACCTCCCAATTTCATTGACCCAACCACCTCCACCACGGCAGTAAAGGAGATCAAATTGAAAGCAATAGTGAATGCATTTCTTACTTCTACTCCCTTTGAGAAGAACTTCTCCAAAACCCAGTACTGTAAAACTTGTCCCACATTTCTTTCTCTAAGTCCATTACCTCTTGTTCCGATTCGTTTGATTTTACCGAAATATCGGCGTCTGTTACATCGCCTGAAATCGGGTGGATTTGGAGCTCCGTGTCATCGCAGCCGCAAGGGCAGCGACGGCGACGCGGCTGTAGAAGACCCTTCTTGATCATGCGTCGGAGGCGCTTCTTCTTGAGCGCGCGCCGGCAGAGGCCTGCCGGAACCTTGTAGACGGCGAGGACGAGGAGGTTCACGAGCCCACATGGACAACAGCAGGCCACAGCGGCGCACTCTGCGGTGGTCTCACCCGCCACCTCGGCGAAACGGATGCTGCCGGAGGAGGATTGGCTGGCCAGCAGTGGTTGCCGGCGGTTCAGGGAAGGTGGGCGCATGACGATTTGCCGAGTCATGATGAAAAAGATAACAGAGTTGAATTGGAAGAAATCGGTTCCTAGGTTGGGTGGTCTTTCAGGAAGCGGTGACGAATGTGAGAACTGGGTTTTCCTTTTCACCAACAGAAAACGATGGGCTTGGATTTCGCccgagagaaaaagaaaacgcCCTAGTGCCTGAGAACAGAAGTCGAAGTTTCGGATTCCAATTCAATTTCTTGATTCTTTAAACCCCTTGTTCTTGATTAAAATCCTCGAATGCCCCAAATTGCAAGCAGATAGCAATCCCAGCTGGAAAATACAGATGGAAACCCTCGAGAAAAAACAAACTCTCCCGAGAAAAATTGAGCTGAGATTGGGCGACGGGACAGAGCTAGTCCTCCCAGAAAGATGGGTGTTGAGCGGAGGAGGAAGCAACAGCCCGGGCCGTGCTGATGACAAACGGCAAAGGAAATCAGGGCGGGAGGGATCCAGTATATAAGGGACAGAGGTTGTCGCCGGCAAGGTCTGAGGTCTATTGTTGACGGTTTCAGATTCTGAGGTTCGGGCTTTCTTATGGGCCGCAAAATAAGGGATAGCAATCAGCAATAGAGAAATGAATGTGAAGGCATTTGGTATTTAGTGGATGAAACGGTTGAGGACAGAGATACGTGAGGACGTGCCAGAGAAGAGCTTGTGGAGAATGGAGATAGACATCATCAAATGTCAATCCAAATTATatactgaatttttttttttaatggtttagggaaattatttattttaaattattttattaagaaataggaatttattattatataagtcTGTTTATTTTAATATCGGATATGATTATGAACGGTTAAATGTGGGGTCATgtgtaataaaaattattattttacaaactATATTATATATTACAAAAATTCTAATATCAATATGCTTAAGTGACCTTATTAGGTTTATTATCATTAGAATTAAAGTTGTTGAGACCTCacgtccctggtgatccacgtagttgccaaatatATGGACGCAtaatctcaaccaatataggttCTTAATTCAATCGTAatacctgcaaaaggcgtccggacaaggtgtccggacgcaccctccgatggttttgtcagtcatggttagagagatgaagataaatcagttgaccttttaccaggtatagcaagcttacctctCTTTGTTTGTGAAGACTTTACATATATAGTTTCAGAAGCACtgtttccctctttaatggtagggagatattttgtgttgttatCATGACATTAAGTGGTGTCAGAGCCATcttcaccctacgggcggctgacagagatagtggtaggtgatgcgactgtcagagatcgtggttGGTGATCATATGAAATGAttgtgggaagtgacttgttgtcacttcatcttgtcccttcactctgcaggtggcggaatGTGGGTCATGACAagctgttgtgataacgtgcaagacttgctttacttcagtcaatgaccCGGACAATCATATCCGAATCACCTATGTTGGTCATCCGAATGTATTGTGAAATCCGTCCGGATGTATATGCATATAAGTGTCGTTTGCCCTTCCTTAAggtagtccggataggagaagcgcgccCCGTGTATCTTACAGGAAAATCCGGATGAGGGTGCTCCGGATGATAATGCGTGCCACATGTCACCATGAGGTGTGTGGCACGTGTTCTCAGGGGAGGGGTCCATACAAAAGTGACAAAAAAATCCACCTTCTTAATTACTCTTGTTTAAAGTTTAGAagatatgaatgaaaatataatagtgatttttgtatttttatttttataaaaaaacaactttaatcaaattaaacaaccctttgaaaaatcaaacaaattaaCATGACTTTaactttccaattttttgttatatatttcatttcaattttcccgTCCTTTGTTATTGGAGATCAAggatggcaatgggaaagaTTTTTTCCAGACACTCACCTCACCTCACCACATTCTtaatgaaatgagtttaaaatttaaataaatggattTAGAATGAGTTTGTCtttatttttccccttttaaaattgaaatgcTTTTTAAGTTTActtcaaaaacttaaaataaaaatatataaggcCCTAGTTTCTTGAAGATGATGAActagttgaaaaaaataaaaaatatatagaactttggttttttgaagaa includes the following:
- the LOC100259819 gene encoding uncharacterized protein LOC100259819, encoding MTRQIVMRPPSLNRRQPLLASQSSSGSIRFAEVAGETTAECAAVACCCPCGLVNLLVLAVYKVPAGLCRRALKKKRLRRMIKKGLLQPRRRRCPCGCDDTELQIHPISGDVTDADISVKSNESEQEVMDLEKEMWDKFYSTGFWRSSSQRE